AACGTCATTAATTGAATATAAACGAGGACTTAATGCAATAGCATGAACTGATTACGATAGCAAACATGGACATCATTTACGAGTAATATTCTACCAAAACTATGCCAAAGCAAACATACCACATAATCTATCTCATAGCTATTATCATCGCATGGATTCACCAAATATATAAACACAAGTACCAAACCTTCATTACCATTCTCAAGGTGCCATTGCGGCGGTGCTTGCTGTCGAAAGCTGCATTAGCTCTTCGGTCGTGCCCTCAGATTTCCCTGTGTTCTGCAACGACTTCCCATCGCTCCGGCAGTCCCCCTTCCGTACCACCGATGAAGCTACCGGAGCATGCTTCCAGCTGCCGGTCTCTGCCCGGAGCCCTTCCACGGAACTCCTCAGCAGACCGCACTCGACCTGCAGCGCCTCCACCTCACGCTTCACTGACACACACGCATCGTTCACGTCAGTAATTCCACAAGGCTTCTTCTCCTTCGCCTTATTGTCATCTGTCGAGCGTTCGATGGAGATCTTGTTCATCACGAGGAGCGGCAGCTTGTTCGGCGAGATCCCGGCAGTTGGATCATCAAACGAAGTGCGGAGCTCCGGAGGAACTTTCAATCCCCACTTGAACCGGACGGTCGTGCGGCTCTGGAGCGGAAGGACGCTCTTCGCGCTTATCTCGTACCCGGAGAGCAGCCCGTCGATCCCGCCTCCGCTGCCGGCCGCGAACGCGGAGAGGTCTACTGGGAAGCTGCTGTACTTCCTTCCAGGGTGGATCCCATTATCGGAGCGGAACTCAATCGGCGCCCCGATAGCGTGACCGTCACCGACTGGCGCGACCGTGACAGCCACGGCGTTGGAGGCGCCCGTGGCGGTGGCTGGGACCGCGGCGGAGACGGACTTCCGGAAGGAGAAGTCACCGATGCGGGGCTTAAGGAGGAGGGAGAAAGTGGGGCGGGACCCGAGGAGGCCGAACTCGGCGGCCATGGAGAGAGGGGAGCCGGCGGAGGGGGAGCCGAGGGCACCGACCCCGATCTTGAGGACGAGGGAGAAGGGGTTGATGGTATCGTTGGGGCGGTACGAGAGGCGTACGGAGGGGCCGGCACGGAAGGCGGTGGAGAGGTCGAGGCGGAGTTCACGGGCATCTTCGTCGCCGCCTCGGCCAGCGGCGGCAGTGACGCCGGAGACGAAGGGAAGGCCGAGAACGCCGACGGGGACCTTGGCGCGCACCAAGGGGGCCCGATCCTCCCGGAACTTGATCGAAGCTTTCATCGATGGATGGGGAAATCACTCCCACAACACTACCAAGCGCCCTCACCCCTCTCCTGATGATCGAATCGAGGGATCCCAAGCGGAGGCTCCGATTAAAAAGGTTGGGAGTCCCCGATTTGGGAAGGGGAGGCGGGATTGAGAGGGCGGGAATTTCTCTCTTTCTCGGCGCAGAGATTGAGGCGCGTGTTTCAGATTTGGGAATGGATTTGGACGCGGGGAAggcggggaagaagaagagggtttGTTTAGCGTAGCAGCGAGACTGTTCTCTTTTTCCTCCTcggaatttaaataaataaaaataaaaataacgaaATAAGTAATCTTAGACTCACACCGAATAGAATAACAAAAATTACACCTTTTTTCTTATTAACAAATACACAAAAATTACACTTTTTTGTTGGTCTGTTTTGGGCCAATTTAGTCACACGTTTTCATAGTCTTATATAAGAGGGCTTCGAATAGGATAGAGAGGTGTCGTCATAAGACTATGGATCAGGGGAAGAGACATGCATCATCTCTCGTGGCAATGAAAATAAACCAAACTATTCATGTAGAGAAGGAACACCATAGCATAACGTTGGATTGGTAATATCTAACTGTCAAATAAGGAAGAGAAGTCCATGTCACAGACATCACTGAGCCATATTGCATCAATCATGTAACTCAAGCTGTCGATCTCTTCCGGAGGGTTTGTAGCCGCTGCAACACTTGTCGCACTATTCCTAAGCCTCTCTTGCTCGACGGTCGCGGTTTCCTTCACAGATCGACTCTCGATAGGAAGCTCTGGAGATGAGTTCTTTTTGGCGACAAGCCTAATGGTGCTCGACATCTCTGGAACACGTTTCACAGCCACCTTGCCCTTGTCGATTTTTTTGGAGATCGGACTAAGGCTggacttgttcttcttcttcttcttcttctgcttcttcttcatcttcttcttcttattcgatGTTTTTGAGGCAGATGATGTTGCATTTGGCTTTGCTGTTGCTACTGTCGTTCCTTTTCTTTCCTTGCTATGAGAGCTCATGTGTCCCCCCAAGGCCTGCGATGTGCAGAAGCCGATTTGGCATGCCTCGCAACTATACTTGTACTTAGCATGCTCCGAAGTTGAATCAGGCAAGTCCAGAGGATTTGGGTCAAAGTAAGGTGTGAAGGGCCTGCTGCTGGAGCTTTGGAGGCCAAGCTCAAGTTCAAGGCCCCCTTTGATGGGATCATAAAAGTTCGGCATGGTGGAGGAAGGGAGGTGAAGGCACGAAACAGGAAAAAGAGGAAACGCCATGGAAGAAGCATTGTCTTGGGCGGGCTTCTGGCACGCAGTTGAGGTAAAACCTTCGTAATGATCTGAAGTGAGAAAGGAGGTAAAAGATCCACCAGGAATCCTCGTGGATAGTTCACCAAAGGCAGAAACGGCAGTGCGAGGGTTACATGGGATGGCAGAAGCCGTGGTCGAGGCGGAGAAGGGGAACACGACTTCGTAGAGAGGAGAGAGGAAGGAGTTATCGGAGATGACCGGAGGAGAGGAGCTGTGGCTCGAGAAGAAGTTGGGATCCATGAGGAAGCAGCAGCGCGAGTCGGAGAGGGGACACGAAGGGGTTGGTTGTATAGAGCGGAACGAAGCTTCGTCTCTGACCCAAGTGTCCGAGGAGTCGCTGCTACGAATCCGGAGGTGGCGAGGGAGAAACGAGAGACATGTGCCTTCCTCGTGCTCTTTGCACGAGGCTGCGTTGAAGTCAACTTAGTTGCAACTGACGGAATAGTTTTTGTCTTAACGTGGTTAGGGAGCACGCGTCTCTCTAATTCTCATTGCCTCCTTCTGTCAAACCTTTCCTTCTTCCATCTCTAGGTTCCCTCGCTGATTAGTCGGGGATGATGCAACAGTGTCGCTTAGAGACCTCCGGCGGTACATCGCATTCATCCCATGCAACAGATTTTGTCACGTCTGCACAGGCGACCTCGTCGGCAACACGTCGTCATCTGCGAACGGTTACATATGGGTCGTCGTAATTACAGGCTCGAAGGGAACACGTGTCGTAAGAAGATTCGCCACCGTCCAAACATCATATTTGTGACCCACTACATGGATCTAGGATACAATTTTTAGTTGAATTAAGAATAATAAAAGAATTTTTTGGCGTTGCCTCTCAGACAGTTCCATCTGCTCACAAAATATAATTAGTACATGTTAAAATGACAGGTGCAACCATCATGCAGATAACAAAGATACACGAGCTTTCTCTACTTCCTGAATATGATCAATTCATCAATGTATACAATATGCATTAGAGAGAGAAGGTTGAGATGAGCAGAAACGATAAAAGGAGAGAAGCCATTACTAAGGTACTGGAAATTCTggcagaaaaagaaaaacatgtgtTAAGCTTTCGTGCTGGGCCTGGCCTTCTCTCCACTTTCATGATAGTTATGTGAAAGGAGAGATTATGGTGGTGATTCTCCATTGTAATATCTCGTAAGGCAGAAAAGACTACACGCTGCAATGCAACTCTCCTTGGTCAGTGACCTGAGGAACAAGAAGGTATCACATAATCAGTGAAATTGATTATAGCCTATTTTACAGTGATGAAGTCGAACACTTGAACTGCAAAAGGCATAGAAAACTTACAATTCCTGATGATGTGTCATAAGGACATTGTTTTGACATATATTCCTTTGAAAGTGTTCAGCTCAGGGTTCAGAATGAACGTTGCCATAGCCAGTCAATTCCATCTCATCTTCCCTCTTCTCTAAGAATACCAAAGGCCCACCAAGATGTTGCTCTGCTTCCTCTCTTACCGAAACTGAAAGATCTACTTCTCCCTCAGCTTTAAGGCCATTGATTAATATTGCATATGTTGACTCGTCAGGCTCACTTTCCCATAGCTTCATTAGCCGAAAGCAGTCCATGGCAGATTGTACTAAACCAAAATCCAATAATGTCCTCAAGACCAAATTAAAACCTTCAGTATCAGCATCCAAATGCTCCATCTTTAGATATGAGCATACCTTCTCCACTTTTTCAGGCAAACCACAGGAAGCCAGCACTTTGATCATATCATTGTACACTGATAATTGAGGCTTATACCAGTGCTCCCTTCGAACCTCCTCAAAAACCTGGTTGGCAATTAGCATGGCCAGCATCATCTCAGCACTTTGATTGCAATCTAGAATAGATATTCTGAGAAATATTACTCATATAAGAAAAGTAACCAGTAACTGCTAAAGATAAAAATTAGAATTGGAAAAAGACTAAAACAAGAAAAGTAAAACGTTATGGAAACTAATCGATCACCATATAGAGAAATCGTGGCATTTGACCAAGCCACCAGATCTATCCAACGATGACAAAAAGGAACTATTCCTTAAACAAATCATCAGCAAATTAAGGTCAGCTCTTCGACCACAAACAATTTTGCATGTGCAAATCCATATCCCTTGGGCTCTGCTATAGACTAGATTAATCATATGCTTCAAACTCAAACATGAGAGCATAATCTTAATGGTGCTCCAGGCCTCCAGAATCTGCATCAGAGAATTTAAACAGTGCTGACAAGAACATAGTTGTGTAGTGTGGATGTGGTGGTTATTGATCTAGCTCCATTTGTAAATTAAATTACCTAACAGAAACATAGCTATACTATACAAGAATTTGCTCTATTGCTACTAGGTACAACTTTGGTAATCTCAAGTTCATTACCATAAACTAAACTTCAACTCTTACATAATTGAATCATAAGATCTTGCAGAAACTTAAAGTAGGCAAACCAGCAATTTGGTCCATGTACCAATCAATCTGTAATTACAGTGCCAAACCTATATGTATCTTTGTAATGCCAGACCTAATAAATCATTCAAAAACTAAAGATATTCTTTTTCACCCTTAGAAAGTGGTCTTCCAATAAGACATATTTAAAAAGAAGTTGAATGTACCCAAAAAAGGACAATAGGTATCATAATTAATTAAGCTTTATGCCTATTTTACATTAATCAGCACCATTCAAACTGACTGGATTCTACCATTGAAGAGGCAAGAAGGTCATATACTTGTTGACCTTGAGAAAACAATACTACAGCCTTTCTAGAGTGGCATGTTGGGTATATAGAGGTCAAAGATATATTACATTGTAtttcattaaaatatataaaattagagAATCACCCTCTTCTGGATTTCATGAGTGAAGCCAAATTTTGTTAGATCAGATATTAGGATCACACAGGTCCTCCACATATAAAGTTCAGTCACAAGAGGTAGAACACAACGTCTAGTTACTGGAGAACAGTGTGGAAAAAATGTTAGTGTGCCCCCTGCACTCAGAAAATAGAGATATTGCTCTAATCACTAAGCCACAGAGCCAATGAAACAATCTCTCTCATATAACCATTGGGCGCAGAGTCTCCACACTAGTCTCAAAGACCCAAAAAGACCAAAAGGAAGTTCAAAATAACTCCAAATTCAAAGCAAACCCCGATATTAGAaggaaaaaaattgatgcatttcAGTACTCAATCAATCTTCAAAGAAGATGTATGCTAAAAACCAAAACTTTCGATGAAAAGAAGGATATTTCAAGCGGAACCTGAAGCGCCAAGAGGCCTTCACCCTGGCTCTGGAGCTCGCGGAGGACGGCGACCATGTCGCCCTTGATCAGCCGCCGGACCTTTGCAGCGAGAACGCGCTCCAGAGagtccccgccgccgccgcctccgacgGTCCCAAGAGCCCGCTTCAGGGCCTGGACTGCCTGGATGGCCTCGGTGCTGAGGTAGCGGCCCCTCTGGGTGGGCTTTCGGTTCTTGGCCCGATCCCTCATGACGATTGCGGTGGGTATGGCGGCCACAATTCCCTGCCGCGTCTGCCGCCTTGGAGGTAGCGAACTCCGTCCATGGCCGGCAATTAGGGTTCCGCGGGCGTCGGGATGCCGATAAGGGCGGAGACGAAGTAGCGACAAAGAGCTCATCGTTTGGCCCAAAAGAAGCCCTGCGCTAGTTAGTAACCAACGTATTGTACACGTAACACACACACGTGGATGAGGTGTGTGGGATCGTACTATCGATTATGGGTTGACCTGACGTGGATGAGGTGATAGTTGTTCGAGGTGATCGGGCCCTGAGGTGGATTGAGCTTTTGGGTGAGTCAAAGTGTTCGAGGCAAGCTTGAGAGTGAGCCAAGGTGGATTTCGGCACGTTGCCGAAATCCACCTTGGCTCCCAAGTTAGTTTTGGGACGATTTTATAATGTAAGAGGATTAGTTGTAAAGTGATTTGACCTCATGGATTGAAGTTGATGGTTGACTTTTATACCTAATCAAAGGAATAACTTATAACAGTCACAACATCTTTTCACTTACGTACCATTAGGGTGGGTAGACATGTAATCATCATAACATCTTCCCTTTCACATTCTGTCAATCGAGACGATAGGCTTGTAATAACTATAACGTCTTTACTTTAGTATTCCATCCATGGGAGTGATAATCCTATAACGATCGTAATGTCATTCTCCTGACGTTTTGCTTGT
The window above is part of the Musa acuminata AAA Group cultivar baxijiao chromosome BXJ2-6, Cavendish_Baxijiao_AAA, whole genome shotgun sequence genome. Proteins encoded here:
- the LOC135615973 gene encoding uncharacterized protein LOC135615973, with the translated sequence MKASIKFREDRAPLVRAKVPVGVLGLPFVSGVTAAAGRGGDEDARELRLDLSTAFRAGPSVRLSYRPNDTINPFSLVLKIGVGALGSPSAGSPLSMAAEFGLLGSRPTFSLLLKPRIGDFSFRKSVSAAVPATATGASNAVAVTVAPVGDGHAIGAPIEFRSDNGIHPGRKYSSFPVDLSAFAAGSGGGIDGLLSGYEISAKSVLPLQSRTTVRFKWGLKVPPELRTSFDDPTAGISPNKLPLLVMNKISIERSTDDNKAKEKKPCGITDVNDACVSVKREVEALQVECGLLRSSVEGLRAETGSWKHAPVASSVVRKGDCRSDGKSLQNTGKSEGTTEELMQLSTASTAAMAP
- the LOC135586258 gene encoding protein THYLAKOID ASSEMBLY 8, chloroplastic-like, with the translated sequence MSSLSLLRLRPYRHPDARGTLIAGHGRSSLPPRRQTRQGIVAAIPTAIVMRDRAKNRKPTQRGRYLSTEAIQAVQALKRALGTVGGGGGGDSLERVLAAKVRRLIKGDMVAVLRELQSQGEGLLALQVFEEVRREHWYKPQLSVYNDMIKVLASCGLPEKVEKYNLPWTAFG